Proteins co-encoded in one Bacteroidales bacterium genomic window:
- a CDS encoding Gfo/Idh/MocA family oxidoreductase has protein sequence MTKIAMLGAGFIGDFYTFSLHGQRSRDRVEIIYSRDDARGKAFAMKHGIPKWTTSMKAAVEDPDIDIVVIALPNNLHLEAVKLAAAARKAVLCTKPLGCNADEAKQMLDAAEKAGIMHGYLEDLVYTPKTLKAVQSVRSGAIGQVTWARSRETHPGPHSAWFWTKDISGGGVLLDMGCHCIEISRNYIGKNIRPVEVMCWADTLVKPIEAEDNALGWVKYENGAIGQFEVSWSFRGGMDLRDEVMGTEGTIWVNNFMRTGFEMFTAGGKGSYVAEKAETEKGWLFPVGDEVVELGYTDMFTDMFSSFENKKEPKETFYDGYIVNEIMDACYRSSRSKKWEPVKTEIWLGNEKTDPINALKEFDANHLLVKQETLPDGKVKLILKHKNTGVISQRFV, from the coding sequence ATGACAAAGATAGCCATGCTGGGTGCCGGTTTTATCGGCGATTTTTATACGTTTTCACTTCACGGTCAGCGAAGCCGTGACCGGGTTGAAATTATTTACTCAAGAGATGACGCCAGGGGCAAAGCATTTGCTATGAAGCACGGTATTCCCAAATGGACGACATCCATGAAAGCTGCTGTAGAAGACCCTGACATAGATATTGTAGTTATAGCGCTTCCTAATAATCTTCACCTTGAAGCGGTGAAACTGGCAGCTGCCGCCCGGAAAGCCGTTCTCTGCACAAAACCATTGGGATGCAATGCCGATGAAGCAAAGCAGATGCTGGATGCAGCTGAGAAAGCAGGTATTATGCACGGTTACCTTGAAGACCTGGTTTATACGCCCAAAACACTGAAAGCGGTACAATCAGTGCGCTCAGGAGCTATCGGACAGGTTACATGGGCAAGATCAAGAGAAACACACCCCGGCCCGCACAGTGCGTGGTTCTGGACAAAAGACATATCCGGCGGTGGAGTTTTGCTCGATATGGGTTGCCATTGCATCGAAATATCCAGGAATTACATTGGAAAAAATATAAGACCGGTTGAAGTGATGTGCTGGGCTGATACCCTTGTTAAACCCATCGAAGCCGAGGACAATGCACTGGGTTGGGTAAAATATGAAAACGGAGCCATTGGCCAGTTTGAAGTCAGCTGGTCATTCAGAGGCGGTATGGATCTGCGTGATGAAGTGATGGGAACAGAAGGCACCATTTGGGTAAACAATTTTATGAGAACCGGGTTTGAAATGTTCACTGCAGGCGGAAAGGGCAGTTATGTAGCTGAAAAAGCAGAGACTGAAAAGGGATGGCTTTTCCCTGTTGGTGACGAAGTGGTTGAGCTGGGTTATACCGATATGTTTACTGACATGTTCAGCTCATTTGAAAATAAAAAGGAACCCAAAGAAACATTTTATGATGGCTACATTGTGAATGAGATTATGGATGCCTGTTACCGGTCATCCAGATCAAAGAAATGGGAACCTGTAAAAACCGAAATCTGGCTGGGAAATGAAAAAACGGATCCCATCAACGCATTGAAAGAATTTGATGCAAATCACCTTCTTGTAAAGCAGGAAACCTTACCCGACGGCAAGGTGAAATTGATCCTTAAGCATAAAAATACCGGTGTTATAAGTCAGAGGTTTGTTTGA
- a CDS encoding transcriptional regulator encodes MKEIISKLNKQFENRIRLGIMSILMVNDTIDFISLRELLDVTDGNLASHLTALEKNGLIEVHKQFVGKKPNTTFSVTDYGRKAFSEHLENLSKLLTKK; translated from the coding sequence GTGAAAGAGATTATTTCAAAGCTGAATAAGCAGTTCGAAAACCGTATACGATTAGGCATAATGTCAATCCTTATGGTTAACGACACGATTGACTTCATCAGCCTGCGCGAACTGCTGGATGTGACTGATGGTAACCTGGCCAGTCACCTCACCGCGCTTGAAAAGAACGGTCTTATTGAAGTGCATAAGCAGTTCGTTGGTAAAAAACCAAATACAACATTCAGTGTGACAGACTATGGCCGGAAAGCCTTTTCAGAACATCTTGAAAACTTATCAAAATTATTAACCAAAAAATAA
- the creD gene encoding cell envelope integrity protein CreD, producing METLEKSVSGFFSSVGFKLGLIGFLSLLLLIPAAMILDLIRERQQRRTETINEVSSSWGNSQTITGPVLTIPYQSLHKNGKESYTVTEYAHFLPDNLTVEGTVLPEERHRGIYTVTLYNARLHVKGHFSALDLKNLNLNLAGRNKAYIEIGIPDMRGINKNISIQWGDTTVPVIPGLKTNDFAESGIHAIVMADPSSGAEFSFDLDLNGSQSVNFVPIGKETSVHLTSPWSSPSFSGSFLPDSNKVNEKGFEATWNILEINRNYPQQWINNNYSIKESAFGVDLLTPVDTYQKSERSAKYAILFIGLTFLVFFFAEIMTGIRVHPVSYILSGFALTIFYSLLIALAEYLPFNLSYFVAALVILMMMGLYTHSIYRIRKVTLTVCLALISLYTFLFVILQLSDYSLLFGNIGLIIILGIIMYFSRKIDWYSTTKKRV from the coding sequence ATGGAAACATTAGAAAAATCAGTGAGCGGTTTCTTCAGCTCCGTCGGATTCAAGCTCGGACTTATCGGTTTTCTTTCTCTTCTTCTGCTGATTCCTGCAGCGATGATTCTTGACCTGATCAGGGAACGGCAGCAGCGCCGGACAGAAACCATCAATGAAGTATCGTCGTCATGGGGAAATTCACAGACTATTACAGGTCCCGTTTTAACCATTCCTTATCAGAGCCTTCATAAGAATGGTAAGGAGTCCTACACTGTTACGGAATATGCCCATTTTTTGCCGGATAACCTTACTGTTGAGGGTACAGTATTACCGGAGGAACGGCACAGGGGAATATATACTGTAACCTTATATAATGCAAGGCTTCATGTGAAAGGACACTTCTCAGCCCTCGACCTGAAAAACCTGAATCTGAATCTGGCTGGCAGGAATAAGGCGTATATTGAAATCGGCATACCCGATATGCGGGGTATAAATAAGAACATTAGTATCCAATGGGGCGATACAACGGTTCCTGTTATTCCCGGCTTGAAAACCAACGATTTCGCTGAATCCGGGATTCACGCGATAGTAATGGCTGATCCTTCGTCAGGAGCTGAGTTTTCCTTTGATCTTGACCTGAATGGAAGCCAGTCGGTTAATTTTGTCCCCATCGGAAAAGAAACCAGTGTTCATCTTACTTCTCCATGGTCATCTCCAAGCTTCAGCGGATCATTTCTTCCGGATAGCAATAAGGTGAATGAAAAAGGATTCGAAGCAACCTGGAATATCCTGGAAATTAACAGAAATTATCCCCAGCAGTGGATCAACAATAACTATTCAATTAAAGAATCCGCTTTCGGTGTTGACTTACTAACACCGGTGGACACTTACCAGAAATCAGAACGTTCGGCAAAGTATGCCATACTTTTTATCGGCCTAACTTTTCTTGTATTCTTTTTCGCAGAAATTATGACCGGCATCCGTGTTCACCCTGTGAGTTACATTTTATCAGGTTTTGCGTTAACCATATTCTATTCGTTGCTCATAGCCCTGGCGGAGTATTTACCTTTCAATCTATCCTATTTTGTGGCTGCGCTTGTAATCCTTATGATGATGGGCCTGTACACACACTCGATCTATAGAATCAGGAAGGTAACCCTTACGGTTTGCCTGGCACTAATATCGCTGTATACCTTTTTGTTTGTCATTCTGCAGCTTTCGGATTATTCACTGCTTTTCGGAAATATTGGCCTAATAATCATTCTCGGGATTATTATGTATTTCTCAAGAAAAATAGACTGGTATTCCACGACTAAAAAAAGAGTATGA
- the tilS gene encoding tRNA lysidine(34) synthetase TilS — protein MTVMLQQFLQYLDSICKGHNSGRFLLTVSGGIDSAVMSHLFHSAGLPFAIAHCNFALRGAESDGDEKFVRELAVQYNVPFYSRRFQTSEYATDKGISIQMAARDLRYEWFTTLSGEYNYDYIATGHNKNDVVETMLLNLSRGTGLRGLMGIKPVNGLIIRPLLFATRADIEKYAGEHNLRWRDDSSNEQTKYHRNKIRHLIIPAFESINPAFLQNALDTIDRVQQTGVILDHFIAQAKEKLWNEKDDRILIDIEGLKQLPAYELILFEFLKPFGITHLNQDALIRTLDCSASGKQFHTGSHILTRDRDYLIVTKNKNHQNAEVMIHENTSEIRFPLSIKLTRIKKTDDFTIPVSPKTAALDADLIRFPILVRKWTHGDRFYPLGSNGSKKLSDFLINIKLPLPDKDNVWVIESEGKIAWIVNLRIDDRFKITEQTQNILIIELQ, from the coding sequence ATGACAGTCATGCTTCAGCAATTCCTGCAATACCTTGATTCGATATGCAAGGGACATAACAGCGGAAGATTCTTGCTCACCGTAAGTGGTGGCATCGATTCCGCTGTTATGTCCCATCTTTTTCATTCCGCCGGATTGCCGTTCGCCATAGCCCATTGTAATTTCGCCCTTCGTGGCGCTGAATCCGATGGTGACGAAAAATTTGTCCGGGAGTTGGCAGTGCAGTATAACGTACCTTTTTATTCACGCCGGTTTCAAACATCCGAATATGCCACTGATAAAGGAATTTCAATCCAGATGGCAGCCCGCGACCTCCGGTATGAGTGGTTCACAACCCTTTCAGGTGAATACAACTACGATTATATAGCTACTGGTCATAATAAAAATGATGTGGTTGAAACCATGCTGCTCAATTTATCCAGAGGAACCGGTTTAAGGGGATTGATGGGCATAAAACCGGTTAATGGCCTTATCATTAGACCTCTGTTATTTGCAACAAGGGCTGACATTGAAAAATACGCCGGTGAACATAATCTTCGATGGCGCGATGATTCATCCAATGAACAAACCAAGTATCACAGGAACAAAATACGGCATCTGATTATTCCTGCTTTTGAATCGATTAATCCCGCGTTTCTCCAGAATGCCCTGGATACAATAGATCGTGTGCAGCAGACAGGCGTTATACTTGATCATTTTATTGCGCAGGCTAAAGAAAAGTTGTGGAATGAAAAGGATGACAGGATACTGATTGATATAGAAGGATTAAAACAATTACCAGCTTATGAACTGATCCTGTTTGAATTTCTTAAGCCATTCGGAATTACTCATCTGAACCAGGATGCATTGATCAGGACGCTTGATTGTTCCGCTTCGGGAAAGCAATTTCATACCGGTTCACATATTCTCACCCGTGACAGGGATTATCTGATTGTCACAAAGAATAAGAATCATCAAAACGCTGAAGTGATGATTCATGAAAACACATCTGAAATCCGTTTTCCTCTATCTATTAAACTCACAAGGATAAAAAAAACGGACGATTTTACGATACCGGTAAGTCCAAAAACTGCTGCGTTGGATGCTGACCTGATCCGATTTCCAATACTAGTTAGAAAATGGACCCATGGCGACCGTTTTTATCCTCTTGGTTCAAACGGTTCTAAAAAACTGAGTGACTTTCTGATCAACATTAAGCTTCCGCTTCCCGACAAAGATAACGTGTGGGTAATTGAATCAGAAGGAAAAATAGCATGGATAGTGAACCTAAGAATTGATGACAGGTTTAAGATAACTGAACAAACGCAAAATATTCTTATAATTGAATTGCAGTAA
- a CDS encoding dihydroorotate dehydrogenase-like protein, protein MADITTNYLGMGLKSPLIISSSGLTNSPEKILKYEQYGAGAVVLKSLFEEQINYDSGRLVEDGLSPEAHDYITGYSKANSVEEYLKLIEKAKKTVSIPVIASINCMSLRDWVSYARNIESAGADALELNVFFLASDSGQSSESIENLYNDILIKVRSITKFPIAVKMSSHFTNLVHTVNNLYVRGASGVVLFNRFYEPDIDVNKLEITSSAVFSKPADIRQSLRWIGIISDKVEKIHIAASGGVHDGEAAIKQILAGAKAVQVCSVIYEKGAEYIKQINSEISSWMDSKGFSSIEQFRGKLNYKNNGNPALYERSQFMKYFSEHQ, encoded by the coding sequence ATGGCGGATATCACCACAAATTATCTTGGTATGGGCCTTAAAAGCCCTTTGATCATTAGTAGCTCCGGTCTGACCAATTCTCCGGAGAAAATTTTGAAGTATGAACAATATGGCGCAGGTGCAGTAGTTCTTAAATCTCTTTTTGAGGAACAGATAAACTATGATTCAGGAAGACTGGTTGAGGACGGACTGTCACCCGAAGCTCACGATTATATTACAGGATATTCAAAAGCCAATTCTGTGGAAGAATATCTGAAACTGATCGAAAAAGCTAAAAAGACTGTAAGTATCCCTGTAATTGCAAGTATTAATTGCATGAGTTTGCGTGACTGGGTTTCCTATGCCAGGAATATTGAAAGTGCAGGTGCTGATGCTCTTGAACTGAACGTATTCTTTCTGGCTTCAGATTCAGGCCAATCGTCAGAGAGTATTGAAAATTTATACAACGACATCCTTATTAAGGTAAGGTCGATAACCAAATTTCCCATTGCTGTGAAAATGAGCAGTCATTTCACCAACCTGGTTCATACCGTCAATAATTTATACGTAAGGGGAGCAAGCGGTGTGGTTCTGTTCAATCGTTTCTATGAGCCGGATATCGATGTGAATAAGTTGGAAATCACTTCTTCCGCGGTATTTAGCAAACCGGCAGATATAAGACAATCCCTCAGGTGGATCGGCATCATTTCAGATAAAGTGGAAAAAATCCACATTGCAGCATCAGGTGGCGTGCATGACGGTGAAGCGGCAATAAAGCAAATTCTGGCAGGGGCAAAGGCAGTGCAGGTTTGTTCGGTAATTTATGAGAAAGGTGCCGAATACATTAAGCAAATAAACAGTGAAATAAGCTCCTGGATGGATTCAAAAGGATTTTCATCCATTGAACAGTTCCGTGGAAAACTCAATTATAAAAATAACGGCAATCCTGCACTTTATGAGAGATCACAGTTCATGAAGTACTTTTCGGAACATCAGTAA
- a CDS encoding YggS family pyridoxal phosphate-dependent enzyme, translating to MGIAENITSLRKAIPQNVEIIAVSKTRPVTDLLTAYNAGQRAFGENKVQEIIQKQPLMPDDVEWHMIGHLQSNKIKYIISRIHLIHSVDSLKLLVDINREAAKINRIVDCLLQIHIASEESKFGLSFDEASSLLNSDEYKKASHIRIRGLMGMATFTDDEIQVRQEFDQLASFFKVIREKWFTTNTMFSELSMGMSGDYKLAIDAGSTMVRIGTSIFGERNYNL from the coding sequence ATGGGTATAGCAGAGAACATAACCTCCCTCAGGAAAGCCATTCCTCAGAACGTTGAGATCATCGCAGTGTCTAAAACAAGACCTGTTACTGATCTGCTCACTGCTTATAATGCAGGTCAGCGTGCCTTTGGTGAAAATAAAGTACAGGAAATCATTCAAAAGCAACCTCTTATGCCTGATGATGTGGAATGGCATATGATCGGACATCTCCAAAGTAACAAGATCAAATATATCATTTCCCGGATTCATCTTATCCATTCGGTCGACAGCCTTAAACTGCTGGTTGATATCAACAGGGAAGCCGCTAAAATAAACCGTATTGTCGACTGTCTTTTACAGATTCACATAGCAAGCGAGGAATCGAAATTCGGATTGAGTTTTGATGAGGCTTCTTCACTGCTGAATTCTGATGAATATAAAAAAGCATCGCATATTCGCATCAGGGGCCTGATGGGCATGGCCACTTTTACGGATGATGAAATACAGGTCAGACAGGAATTCGATCAATTGGCATCCTTTTTTAAGGTTATTCGTGAAAAGTGGTTCACTACAAATACCATGTTTTCCGAGCTGTCAATGGGTATGTCGGGCGACTATAAACTGGCAATTGATGCCGGGTCAACAATGGTCAGGATCGGAACCTCAATATTCGGGGAAAGAAACTATAATCTTTAA
- the xylE gene encoding D-xylose transporter XylE — MKGRNVVYIYSLTLVATLGGLLFGYDTAVISGAEKSLQTYLITSLGLNSWIHGATISSALIGCIIGGIFSGVLSSRLGRKRTMLLSSALFFISALGSGYPEFLFFTKGVPTLGVLFMFNFYRIIGGIGVGLASAVVPMYIGEIAPADIRGRLVSWNQFAIIFGMLVVYFVNWGIAHGKTIEWIDSIGWRWMFFSNAVPAGLFGILLLFVPESPRFMALLGHDGKALDVLTKINGAERAKDIFREIKDTVEKSSGKLFSYGKIVIIIGILLSVFQQFVGINVALYYAPRIFESMGSGKDTSMMQTVVMGLVNVIFTVLAIITVDKWGRKPLLMVGSIGMAIGMFAIGALAFFNVIGIGTLIFIIIYTASFMMSWGPICWVLISEIFPNKIRGRAVAIAVAAQWAANYLISSTYPAMMELSSAGTYWFYGAMSILSFIFVWKMVPETKGKTLEEMEKLWKK, encoded by the coding sequence ATGAAAGGTCGCAACGTAGTTTACATTTATAGCCTGACACTGGTTGCAACCCTGGGAGGTCTGCTGTTCGGGTATGACACTGCAGTTATATCCGGGGCTGAAAAGTCCCTGCAGACCTACCTGATCACGAGCCTTGGATTGAACTCATGGATTCATGGGGCTACAATTTCAAGCGCACTGATCGGTTGCATCATTGGTGGAATTTTCTCCGGAGTGCTTTCTTCACGATTGGGCAGAAAGAGAACCATGCTGCTTTCATCAGCTTTGTTCTTTATATCTGCTTTGGGTTCAGGATACCCTGAATTCCTGTTTTTCACCAAAGGTGTACCAACTCTCGGAGTCCTCTTTATGTTCAACTTTTATCGTATCATCGGTGGGATAGGGGTTGGACTTGCATCAGCGGTTGTACCCATGTATATTGGAGAAATTGCACCTGCGGATATAAGGGGAAGACTTGTATCGTGGAACCAGTTTGCCATCATATTCGGAATGCTGGTTGTGTATTTTGTGAACTGGGGTATTGCCCATGGTAAAACCATCGAATGGATTGACAGCATTGGCTGGAGATGGATGTTCTTCTCCAACGCCGTTCCTGCAGGATTATTCGGTATCTTGCTTCTTTTTGTGCCCGAAAGTCCACGTTTTATGGCACTTTTAGGTCATGACGGGAAAGCGCTTGATGTTCTCACAAAAATTAACGGCGCCGAAAGGGCAAAGGACATTTTCAGGGAGATCAAAGATACAGTTGAAAAATCTTCAGGAAAGCTGTTCTCTTATGGTAAGATTGTAATTATCATAGGAATCCTGCTCTCGGTGTTCCAGCAGTTTGTTGGAATTAATGTGGCCCTGTATTATGCTCCCAGAATTTTTGAAAGCATGGGATCAGGAAAAGATACCTCTATGATGCAGACTGTGGTTATGGGATTGGTAAATGTAATATTTACAGTTCTTGCTATAATTACAGTCGACAAATGGGGCCGGAAACCATTGCTGATGGTTGGATCCATAGGCATGGCCATTGGTATGTTCGCCATCGGCGCCCTTGCATTTTTTAATGTAATCGGTATAGGTACACTTATTTTCATTATTATCTATACTGCTTCATTCATGATGTCGTGGGGACCGATATGCTGGGTACTGATATCCGAGATATTCCCGAATAAGATCAGGGGACGCGCTGTTGCTATTGCCGTAGCGGCACAATGGGCGGCCAACTATCTTATTTCATCCACTTACCCTGCCATGATGGAATTAAGCAGCGCAGGAACCTATTGGTTTTATGGTGCTATGAGCATTCTTTCATTCATATTCGTCTGGAAAATGGTTCCTGAAACCAAAGGCAAAACGCTTGAGGAGATGGAAAAGCTTTGGAAGAAATAG
- the xylA gene encoding xylose isomerase — translation MKVTIGKKEFFPGIGKINFEGWESKNPLAFRCYDENRKVGKKTMKDHFKFAVAYWHSFCGGGRDPFGPETRPMPWNESTDPIQNAKDKMDAAFEFITKMGIPYYCFHDIDLVDEGNLFKDYEKRLKTMVDYAGKKQKESGVKLLWGTANVFGNPRYMNGAATNPDFNVLTCAAFQVKNALDATIALGGENYVFWGGREGYMSLLNTNMKREQEHLAKFLHTAKDYARKNGFKGWFFIEPKPMEPTKHQYDFDAATVVGFLRNYGLDKDFKLNIEVNHATLAGHSFQHDLQVAADAGMLGSIDANRGDAFNGWDTDQFPIDLYELTEAMLVILEAGGLQGGGTNFDAKIRRNSTDLEDLFIAHISAMDAFARALTIANNIMEKSPYLKMRKDRYASFDKGNGKAFEEGKFTLEDLAALAQKNGEPKLISGKQELYEALINMYI, via the coding sequence ATGAAAGTAACAATCGGCAAAAAAGAGTTTTTTCCGGGTATTGGAAAAATAAATTTCGAAGGCTGGGAATCAAAAAATCCCCTTGCTTTTCGCTGTTATGATGAGAACCGCAAGGTTGGCAAGAAAACAATGAAAGACCATTTCAAATTTGCAGTGGCTTATTGGCACTCATTCTGTGGTGGCGGCAGAGATCCGTTCGGTCCTGAAACAAGGCCAATGCCCTGGAACGAAAGCACCGATCCTATACAGAATGCCAAGGATAAAATGGACGCCGCTTTCGAATTCATCACAAAAATGGGAATTCCGTATTACTGTTTCCATGATATAGACCTGGTTGACGAAGGTAATCTTTTCAAAGATTATGAAAAGAGGCTGAAAACTATGGTTGACTATGCAGGTAAAAAACAAAAGGAATCAGGAGTTAAATTGTTGTGGGGAACTGCCAATGTTTTCGGAAATCCGCGATACATGAACGGTGCTGCTACCAATCCCGACTTCAATGTTCTGACCTGTGCAGCTTTCCAGGTAAAAAATGCTCTTGATGCTACTATAGCTCTTGGCGGCGAGAATTACGTTTTCTGGGGCGGTCGTGAAGGCTATATGAGTCTCCTGAATACCAATATGAAACGCGAGCAGGAACACCTGGCAAAATTCCTCCATACGGCTAAGGATTATGCCCGCAAGAATGGTTTCAAAGGCTGGTTCTTTATTGAACCCAAACCCATGGAGCCCACAAAACACCAGTACGATTTTGATGCTGCAACCGTTGTTGGATTCCTCCGCAATTACGGACTTGACAAGGATTTCAAACTGAATATCGAGGTTAACCATGCAACACTTGCAGGCCATAGCTTCCAGCACGATCTGCAGGTAGCTGCTGATGCCGGAATGCTGGGCAGTATTGATGCAAACCGCGGTGATGCTTTCAACGGATGGGATACAGACCAGTTCCCCATTGACCTTTATGAACTGACTGAGGCTATGCTTGTAATTCTTGAGGCAGGTGGCTTACAGGGCGGCGGAACAAACTTTGACGCAAAAATCCGCAGAAATTCAACGGATCTCGAGGATCTTTTCATCGCTCATATTTCTGCCATGGACGCATTTGCAAGGGCTCTTACAATTGCAAATAATATCATGGAGAAATCACCGTACCTCAAAATGCGCAAAGACCGTTATGCTTCATTCGACAAAGGCAATGGAAAAGCTTTTGAAGAAGGCAAATTTACCCTCGAAGATCTTGCTGCCCTCGCTCAGAAAAATGGCGAACCTAAGCTGATCAGCGGTAAACAGGAGCTTTATGAGGCATTGATAAACATGTACATTTGA
- a CDS encoding FGGY family carbohydrate kinase has product MYLLGYDIGSSSVKASLVEINTGECIAGVFYPKQEMPIIAVKAGWAEQDPAMWWDNLKLATREVLRTSGIKPSDIKAIGISYQMHGLVCVDKYNKVLRPSIIWCDSRAVEIGSKAFKDNTEEKCLSHLLNSPGNFTASKLMWVKQNEPAIFKNIHKIMLPGDYIAMKLTGEICTTVTGLSEGMFWDFSKKTPAGFLMDYYGFSHDVLPEIKPVFSVQGTTNRWAADELGLAEGIPVAYRAGDQPNNAFSLNVLEPGEIAATAGTSGVVYGVSDVVRYDPQSRVNTFAHVNYTNDQTRLGVLLCINGTGILNSWVKKNSGFAGYDEMNAAASGVPVGSDDLSILPFGNGAERMLGNLDPGCYLGHIDFNRHSRNTVARAAQEGIVFAFHYGMEIMKQTGIKPSVIRAGHANMFLSPIFRETLAGISGAVIELYNTDGSQGAAKGAGVGSGYYKSAKEAFSGLRKIAVVNPDSSKTEQYREAYKKWIDMLNKFLPENK; this is encoded by the coding sequence ATGTATTTATTAGGTTACGACATTGGAAGTTCATCCGTAAAGGCCAGCCTTGTTGAAATCAATACAGGCGAATGCATTGCAGGAGTCTTCTATCCGAAACAGGAAATGCCTATTATAGCGGTGAAAGCCGGTTGGGCTGAACAGGATCCTGCCATGTGGTGGGATAACCTGAAACTGGCAACCCGTGAAGTACTGCGGACTTCCGGTATAAAACCTTCTGATATCAAAGCCATCGGTATCTCTTACCAGATGCACGGGCTTGTTTGTGTTGACAAATACAATAAGGTGCTCCGGCCTTCAATAATCTGGTGCGACAGCCGTGCTGTTGAAATAGGCAGCAAGGCATTCAAAGATAATACTGAAGAAAAATGCCTCAGTCATCTGCTCAATTCTCCCGGTAATTTCACAGCTTCTAAACTGATGTGGGTAAAGCAGAATGAACCTGCCATCTTTAAAAATATACATAAAATCATGCTTCCTGGCGATTATATCGCGATGAAGCTTACAGGCGAAATCTGCACTACGGTAACCGGTTTGTCCGAAGGTATGTTTTGGGATTTCAGTAAAAAGACGCCTGCCGGTTTTCTCATGGATTATTATGGCTTTTCACATGACGTGCTTCCGGAAATTAAGCCGGTCTTTTCTGTTCAGGGAACAACAAACCGGTGGGCTGCTGATGAACTCGGCCTTGCTGAAGGTATTCCGGTTGCCTACCGCGCCGGTGACCAGCCAAACAATGCTTTCTCACTCAATGTGCTTGAGCCGGGTGAAATTGCTGCAACAGCCGGAACTTCAGGCGTAGTTTACGGCGTGTCGGATGTGGTGCGTTATGATCCGCAATCCCGTGTAAATACATTTGCCCATGTGAATTATACTAATGATCAGACAAGGCTTGGTGTGCTGCTATGTATTAATGGCACCGGTATACTGAATTCATGGGTAAAGAAAAATTCAGGATTTGCAGGCTATGATGAAATGAACGCCGCAGCTTCCGGAGTACCTGTAGGTTCGGATGACCTGTCTATTCTTCCTTTCGGAAACGGTGCCGAGCGGATGCTTGGAAACCTTGATCCCGGCTGTTACCTGGGTCATATCGATTTCAACAGGCATAGCAGAAATACAGTTGCCCGTGCCGCCCAGGAAGGAATTGTGTTTGCCTTTCATTATGGTATGGAAATCATGAAGCAAACAGGCATTAAACCTTCGGTTATCCGGGCGGGACATGCCAATATGTTCCTCAGTCCCATTTTCCGTGAAACCCTTGCCGGCATATCCGGTGCAGTCATTGAACTGTATAATACCGATGGCTCACAGGGTGCAGCGAAAGGAGCGGGAGTCGGTTCAGGATATTACAAAAGCGCAAAAGAAGCTTTTTCGGGACTCAGGAAAATCGCAGTTGTAAATCCCGATTCTTCAAAAACTGAGCAATACAGGGAAGCTTATAAAAAGTGGATCGACATGCTGAATAAATTTTTACCAGAAAATAAGTAA
- a CDS encoding NUDIX domain-containing protein, producing MKKKTETSLNPHVSVDCVVFGFNDQKLKVLLIEREKVPKSHLRGHKLKLPGNLISEIEELDLSATRTLKELTGLNNIFLKQFGVFSSPNRLSPPEDLNWLRKTSGLLVERVVTVAYYSLIKISESNTTDRTIWHTVNELPELIFDHNLIVHKALEALRKEIRTEPVCFELLPKKFTIRQMQNLYEAILGERLDNRNFRKKIKPLEFLTPLSEKEKEVNHKPAQLYKFDKRLYEKHRKVISGFNL from the coding sequence ATGAAAAAAAAGACAGAAACCAGCCTTAACCCTCATGTATCCGTTGACTGCGTTGTATTTGGTTTCAATGATCAGAAACTTAAGGTATTGTTGATTGAAAGAGAAAAGGTTCCCAAGAGTCATTTAAGAGGTCACAAATTAAAATTACCGGGCAACCTGATATCTGAAATAGAGGAGTTGGATCTTTCAGCCACCAGGACACTCAAAGAACTTACCGGGTTAAACAATATTTTCCTGAAGCAATTCGGGGTGTTCAGTTCCCCTAACCGGCTTTCGCCGCCTGAAGATCTAAACTGGCTTAGAAAAACAAGCGGACTTTTAGTGGAAAGGGTTGTTACGGTGGCTTATTATTCACTGATCAAAATATCGGAAAGCAATACAACGGACAGAACGATATGGCATACTGTAAATGAGTTGCCGGAATTAATCTTCGACCATAATCTTATAGTGCATAAAGCGCTTGAAGCGCTAAGAAAAGAGATCCGTACAGAGCCCGTGTGTTTTGAGCTTCTCCCAAAAAAATTCACAATAAGGCAAATGCAGAACCTCTACGAGGCTATTTTGGGTGAACGATTAGATAACAGGAATTTCAGAAAGAAAATAAAACCCCTTGAATTCCTTACACCATTGTCTGAAAAAGAAAAGGAAGTGAATCACAAACCGGCACAGTTATACAAATTCGATAAAAGGCTGTATGAAAAACACCGCAAAGTGATCAGCGGCTTTAACCTGTAA